In one window of Balaenoptera musculus isolate JJ_BM4_2016_0621 chromosome 10, mBalMus1.pri.v3, whole genome shotgun sequence DNA:
- the WNT1 gene encoding proto-oncogene Wnt-1: MGHWALLPGWVSATLLLALAALPAALAANSSGRWWGIVNVASSTNLLTDSKSLQLVLEPSLQLLSRKQRRLIRQNPGILHSVSGGLQSAVRECKWQFRNRRWNCPTASGPHLFGKIVNRGCRETAFIFAITSAGVTHSVARSCSEGSIESCTCDYRRRGPGGPDWHWGGCSDNIDFGRLFGREFVDSGEKGRDLRFLMNLHNNEAGRTTVFSEMRQECKCHGMSGSCTVRTCWMRLPTLRAVGDVLRDRFDGASRVLYGNRGNNRASRAELLRLEPEDPAHKPPSPHDLVYFEKSPNFCTYSGRLGTAGTAGRACNSSSPALDGCELLCCGRGHRTRTQRVTERCNCTFHWCCHVSCRNCTHTRVLHECL; this comes from the exons ATGGGGCACTGGGCGCTGCTGCCTGGCTGGGTTTCCGCTACGCTGTTGCTGGCGCTGGCCGCTCTGCCTGCAGCCCTGGCCGCCAACAGCAGTGGCCGATGGTG GGGCATCGTGAACGTAGCCTCCTCCACGAACCTGCTGACCGACTCCAAGAGTCTGCAACTGGTACTCGAGCCcagtctgcagctgctgagccGCAAACAGCGGCGGCTGATCCGCCAGAACCCGGGGATCCTGCACAGTGTGAGTGGGGGACTGCAGAGCGCTGTGCGAGAGTGCAAGTGGCAGTTCCGGAACCGCCGCTGGAACTGTCCCACAGCTTCGGGGCCCCACCTCTTCGGCAAGATCGTCAACCGAG GCTGTCGGGAAACAGCATTTATCTTCGCCATCACCTCGGCCGGGGTCACCCATTCGGTGGCGCGCTCCTGCTCGGAGGGCTCCATCGAGTCCTGCACGTGCGACTACCGGCGGCGCGGTCCTGGGGGCCCCGACTGGCACTGGGGGGGCTGCAGCGACAACATCGACTTCGGCCGCCTCTTTGGCCGGGAGTTTGTGGACTCCGGGGAGAAGGGGCGGGACCTGCGCTTCCTCATGAACCTTCACAACAACGAGGCGGGCCGCACG ACCGTGTTCTCCGAGATGCGCCAGGAGTGCAAGTGCCACGGGATGTCCGGCTCGTGCACGGTGCGCACGTGCTGGATGCGGCTGCCCACGCTGCGCGCCGTGGGCGACGTGCTGCGGGACCGCTTCGACGGCGCCTCGCGCGTCCTGTACGGCAATCGCGGCAACAACCGTGCCTCGCGGGCGGAACTGCTGCGCCTCGAGCCCGAGGACCCCGCTCAcaagcctccctccccccacgATCTCGTCTACTTCGAGAAATCGCCCAACTTCTGCACATACAGCGGACGGCTGGGTACAGCGGGCACGGCAGGGCGCGCCTGCAACAGCTCGTCGCCCGCGCTGGACGGCTGCGAGCTGCTCTGCTGTGGCCGGGGCCACCGCACGCGCACGCAGCGCGTCACCGAGCGCTGCAACTGCACCTTCCACTGGTGCTGCCACGTCAGCTGCCGCAACTGCACGCACACTCGCGTACTGCACGAGTGCCTGTGA